The Aptenodytes patagonicus chromosome 19, bAptPat1.pri.cur, whole genome shotgun sequence genome contains the following window.
CTAAAAGTCATTCTGTGACGACATATACATAAAATGCTTTTACAGTGCAACGTACTGATTGTAGAAAAGAGCCTCAGGCTGCTACAGGCACCAAGGaatgattggggttttttttttccccccctctctagGTTAgtagttttatttcaaatgttcaTCCTACAGCGAGAGATGCATATAAAAGGATAATTGACCTGATGGCAGATAAACTGAAATCTGTGAAATACAACGGATGCTACTTTGAcagaagagaggaggaggcagtCCGCCTGTGCACTACGGAGGGATGGTTCTCTTGTCAGGTAAGTTCAGGCCTTTCTAAAGCAGAGAGTCTTGGTTCCAGCAAGCAGTGGCATGACTTGCAATGACGTCAGAGGAAGGAACGGTTACTTGGATGCTTGCGCAGTGCGGTATCAAGTTTGGCAGGGTGATGTCATAGCATGTGTGATCTATCTTTGGTTAGTTATAGCAAGCAGAAGGACCGCGCTGGGGTGATGAGCAGTATGCCTTTCATTGTAGCCGTCTTGTTTTACAGGGACCTTTTGACAGAGATGACTGCCCATGTAAGCATTCTATCAACCCCTACAGCAACAGGGAAAGCAGGATCCTCTTCAGTACCTGGAATCTCGATCACATGTATGTACAAAGTATTAATCCAAACCTACCTGTTCCATGCCCTTCATCCTAGGCAGGAAAGGCGTAGCCATTGAGCGTTTACCTCGTCCTTCCCCGCACTGTGCAGTTAGCTCCGCTATGAATAGTGCGTTGTGATAAAAGATGCTTGGATGCTGCAGCTGTTTCTGGTTACAAAATCCTAAAGAAAGATTATAATGCCGTCTCTCATtagctgctttgtttctgttcagATTTTCTTTGTATGGAAACATACCCCTCCTTACTGCGTTATCCTTTGTGAAGACTCCTCTCTGGCAAAAAACCCTCAGACCCATTTTCAGGCATTGTGCACTTGTGAAGGAAACAGGATTTGCTAAACtaatttcctcaggaaaaaaaataaatcataaaccTAGTTATGGTGAAAGAATTCAAATTCTGCCTGGCTCTAAAAGGGTGACGGAGACTTGATTATTATGAAAAAACTTATGATGGcaatattgttttctcttttgtgcaCTGAAGAATAGAGAAGAAACGTGCTGTTGTCCCAGAACTGGCAGAAGCTGTCAAAACACGAGATGGAAGAGAAGTGAACTGGGAATACTTCTATCAGCTGCTGTTTACCGTGGATAATTTAAAGCTTGTACATATTGCTTGCCATAAGAAAACCAATCATAATCTCAGCTGTGACAAAACTAAAatttacagaaaaaggaagcaaaaccacAAGATTTCGTAGCGCTATCTCTGGAAGTGacttctgctgttttcaaaaTCATGTCACATGGTATCATTTTTAAATAGCTCTAGtttcttaaacaaaaatttatttaagaGTCCCTGGCAAAAGAGACTTGCTACGTAATTCAACTGCAATCTCACAAAGCATACATTCCTATCATGCCTAATTCTACTCTCCCGTCTTCTCACTTACTACAAGCCTTCCTTAGATCACACTGTGTTACGTATAAAATACAGCTGTGAGTCAGAGTATAAAAATGAGGCCAGAGGCTGACACTGATTATGCCCTACAATCTCTTTCTTGCCATGACAAATGTAGGCCCAAAACTTACTTACACAGAAATGAAACTTAGACAAAACATTCCTTAAAAACTGATCTGAGGGGACTTGTAGGTTTGTGTTTCTCTGAACATTAAGCCAAACAAAGAATACTTCAGGATAATTACTTTGCTCTGTGCCTTTTCCAGGCAGACAACCACTGTATTTCAGGTATGCCAAAGGGCGATCCAGTGACAGAGCTGCTAGCTCTTCTGTACCAAAATACCTGCACTCATCCATGACCGCTCCATTTGCTGCTGCTCTAGACATGCATCTCCTAGAAGGAAGAGCAAGGCCATGGCATATCTTTGCTTTTACCACCTTTGTTCTTTGTCAGCTTTCCCATtgatttccctctcctttcaagcagttTCTGCCTCTTTAGCTTGAGCTTGCTTGAAGCAATACAAGCGATGTTACTGTATAATAATCATGTTTACCATATTGCTTTTGTAAAACACTTCCTACCTCAGGtaacaaaatacaatttttacttgattttttttttttttttttttttagtatcagtTGACAGCAACTGAACTTTTAGGGACTTTTGAGTGTAAACGacgtgaattttttttaaataaaaaaattaccacTATCTGTCTCTGTATGTGGAGGCACACGAGTGGTTAATCAGGTGTAATATGGCGTGGCCAATACAGACTAGAAAGACTGAGCGCAGGGAAATGTGTTTATGAATGGAGTGCTAGCTACTTACTGCTATGTAAGTAACATCATTCATCTCCAGGGAAGAGCTCTGTTTTCCCCTATATCGTTGGTCCTCTTTCTTACCCGGGCAAATCGAGCTGGTCCACGCAGAATTGTACTAAGATAGTGTTGCTGTGGGAGCCATAACTTACTAGGTCTTGGAAATGCGGGAGCTTTGCTAGAGAGAGTATTGATTTACTTTAAACAACCAACTCAGTCCCCCTTCCAAACATTTCAATATGAGAAGTAAGTAGGTGCATTTTAAAGGCAGGATTTCTAATACCAATGCATTGAATCGATGCTTCCAGATTGCCTTACTGAATGTACGTCATTGGCAACTAAGATGGAAATGCAGACTATGCTGTTTTGACATTGGGGAAGGCATCACAGCTAAGATTGTGATGACAAACACAATGTCATCTGTACGGCACGCTTCCTACAAGCTGAAACTCACCATTTTACACAGTGCTGAAACTAAAATGAACATCTGTGTGTGAAGACATATTTGCTAGAAAGAGACGGTAGCAAATATGGCATTTAAGGAAAGCTGGGAGAGCAACTTCAAGATGGAGTTGTGCTGAAAACCATGAATATGCtattaaaaaattagatttttctgtgttacagaatTAGAGTGAAAAGGAGCCAAGAAATATTGTTGACAGAAACAATGCATCAGCTGGAGTGGAAATGTGAATAAATTAACATGTCATGCATATacaatttgtttggcttttgaatgTTTAACAGACTATGGCTgtagaaattaatatttatttaaaccaTCTGCTGATAACGTTTTCtctatatttttagaaatgtagaAGAAACTATAACAATAAAGATCTGAAAGCTTAATGCATAATCACACTTTCAAATAAGTATTATCATAAACTTCGGGTGAGTTAACAGTTCCTGAAATCATCTGAGGTTGCTCATTATTTTCTAAAGATGCAGACCAAAATAACAAGTTTGGTGGACTGACCCGTATCCTTAGCAATCAATACTTGTTCATCTACCGAGTCTGACACTGAGAGATCTTACTCCTCCTTTATCACCACCAATATATTTGTTTACAAAATTCCTATTCGTAACCCTTGGAAGTTAATTGAAAATACTACACAAGCTGCATTACACAAAAAAGGCAATGCTTACGGCTGGTCTGGTGGGAGAAGGAAGCAGTCAGCTTCACATGGCGGCTGTTCAGAGAACTGACGTGATAAAAACGTACTTCCAGAGATTAACACCCCTGAACTCACATTGACATCCATGCATTTAGTTTTGCCAGCAGAACTGCATTTTAGAGGTTTAATTGGTTCTGGTTTAGATGTAAACAATGCAACACAACTGGGTAGTCAACTGGCTGCATTACTAACTGGATGCCACAATGGCAGACATcgcagaattaaaagaaaaaggacctTGTTCTAACACGGTTTTCttggctatttttaaaaaaggagcgAGACCAAATGTTCACCCTAGATATGGGCTCAAATTtataaaaaaagcagtaagaacttctattttccctgtttttttcctaaatattagTGGTAAAATGAGAAACTACAATTTATTTCCAAATCACTGAAAATTCAATCTTTGCCCCAGATAACTGAGAGAGAATACTGTATCTGCCAAttccagaaaaaacaaactctaTCAGTTCTTCTCTCTCTGAGAAAAGGCAAACGCAGACACCTTATGTTAGAGACATAGCCAACCATCATTACGTggttgcaaagaaaaagaaaaaaggtttcatttgTTTACAGTTTGTTGTTAGAcaacatcctcttcctcctcctcctcatcttcctttgcAATGAAATGTAGCTTCCTGAATTCTCGCCTGCTCATCGTTGTGCTTGGGAGTGCAACTGCTGGGAGATCctttaagaaaaagataaaatcattAAGGAAAGTCTGTTGCAGCAGACCTCCTACCTCACCACCAGTTCACATACTTCCACATCTGATACATGAGGCACCAACACACACCTCTTCACTTGGAAGTGGTGGCATAAGCCCATAGCTAAAGCAGAGGAGCTTTCAGGGGAGCTTGCCTGAACCAGTTATGGCTCATGGTCAAAGCAAGGGCTGGCATTCCTTCTGCAGGCTTGAGAAGGTTCAGAGAGGGTGAAGTGCTCCACAAACAAATCCTCACTACTCCCACTAAATACCAACCATGACTCCTGCTAAATACCAATCCTCATGAAACACCTGAAAGGCGGCGGCATCACTTGCCCAAAGTTATACAATGTTAAAGGCAGACCGGGGATTCAAATTTCAAGCTCTGCCCCTTGATCCAAAAGCAGAGATCACCAGAAAACAGCTTCCATTCCAAAGAATTACAATGATCACGATTAAGAACCAATGACCAGTGAAAAACTATTTTGACAGAATAACACCGTGTCTTTATGAGTGAAAATGCCTATCTTATGGAATTGGAATAATAAAATCTAAACAAGAAAGATTTCACATCCAAAATTAACATGCCTTGGCAATTCATTTCATCTCCGAGACAAATAATTCTACCCAGGAGACAGGGATATGACTCCAGATGTCTACCAATACTGGTCAAGTTTGCCTACAATTTTGAGGCTAACCTACTTTTGTTTGAAGATGCAAGACTGAAGTGGAACAGAACTGAATCTGTAGAGTGCACAGACTGTCATCATCCTACCTGTATAAACTCAACATCTCCAAAGAACCGGTCCACTGGCATTGGCTGGTTGCTGTCTTCGTCCAAGAAAGCAACACTGTCTAGTTGTATTGGCTTCTTCAGGAGATCTCCATCCTCCAAGCTAGACCCATCTGAAAGTACACTCTcacagctgctctcttcttcaCTGCAGGCATGATTGTGCAGATTTTCAGCACTGTCCGTTTTTGAGGGAGCGCCGCTTGATTTCACTGCACGTGGCTCAAGAGAAACATTATGCTCCTTTTCCTGTTTGTCTTCATCAGTCTCTGGAATGCTTTCACCTTTTTTCTGTTGAATTATATTATGGTCTCCAGGATCTTCTGAACGTTGATCCCCATCAGATGTTTTAGGCGTTTCCCCCAGTGCAGCAAGGTTTTCACTTCCACATGCAAGTCTTTCTAGTTCTGATTTTACTAGactgtttttttcacattttagcCTCTTTGAGGGTCGTCTGTCAGCTGCATTGCGTGAAGAacactgctaggaaaaaaaaaaagattttaaagcttacttgaaataaagaaaaataaaatcaccgtATCTCTTTAGCTGCAAGGCTGGATGTGGAACCGAAGGCCTCCATCAAGCAAGTGGCACCTTGATCCAAAGCTGCATCGCTAAGAAAAACAATCAGTAGAAAGTGCACAcgaagagaagaaaagaggagcagATAGCTCACACTAAACCACAATGTACCGTCCATCACCAGTGGAAAGCTACTTCTCAAAGCATAAACTAGCACCGTATGTGGCTAACCaccattttcatattttcttagGGATGCTGTAGATGGCAATTAGTGTAGCAGAACGGACTATCACCCAGTATGGCAAAGTGTCCTGCCGCTTGCTAGCGGCACAGCGCACCGGCTAAGAGCCTACCACCGGCCTTTAAACAGTAATGAATCCAAAAGCTGGCCCCGTAGCACACAAATATGCCCCCGCACTGTATATTTGCACACAGGCGTCTAACAAAGTGGTGGGAAGGTAGAAAAGGCAAAGAATTTACTTAAATCCTCCAGGTAATTCCCTCACGGTGATGCTCAGTTTGTAGCTGTTAATAATTAGCTGCACCCCCCACACTGTTactgccggccccgcggccctctcccccagcccgagaccgccccggccccggccctcctACCAGGCTCGGCGTTCGGGGGCCGCCCCGCTCCTGGCGGCGGGCCGCCGGCGGCGTTTCCCCCAGGGGCTGAGCAGAGGCGGTTGCCGGGCGCTCGCCCTCCAGGGACCCGTTCGCACAGCGCCcgggaggccgccgccgccgccctgggAGACGCAGGCCGCGGGTCTCGGTGCGGCTCCGGCCCCACGCTCCTGCCGCcgtccccgcccgccgcgccgccgggccgccAGCCGCCATCTTGGAGAGGGCGGGGGAGCCCGCGCTCGCCATCTTGTGGAGCCTCTCGCCTCAGGGGCAGCCGGTCCTTGCTGTCGCCTGTCTCCCGGGGTACCGGGCGGGCAGGTGGCCCCTCCGGGCCTAAACGACGGGCGAAGGGAGGCCTCGTCCCCGCTCGGTGGTGGGGCGAGGCGGGGCCTGGGCGGGGGGCCCGCCTCAGGGCCAGCTGTGAGCAGGGCGGCCAGCCCCAGCCCATCGCACAGGCCCAGACCCCGGGCTTGGCCCACATTAAAATAAGCTTTAGTAAAGTGAAAACAGAGGAGCTTGTCTCCGGATCTCCCTGATGGGCTGCcgcctgggggaaaaaacaaattctGCCTGATCGCTGTATAGGTTATAAACGTTTCAGATCATTTGCTTCCCATTGTGTCTTCCTTCTGGAGCAATGCTAGCTCCGGTTATAAGATGTGCGGTCGGGGAGTTATTATTCAGATATGCCTCTCAGTTCGTTTCCACAGCCCTCAGGGAGCAAATTATGTCAGTAACTCAGATCCCTCTTTAACTTAAAGGATTCTGATCATAGCATATGAATTTCTGTGTAGCAAAGCAGCCCGACACCTAGATTTAAGTATGTAATTATCTTCACTTATTTTATTGGGGGAGGCGAGGTAGCACGCTTGCCCATTTCAAGAAATCGTAGGTACTGCATGCCCTGGCAGTCCATGCCAGAGGAGGGACGGCAGCGTCTGCCACAATGGAGCCCAGGGGCTCTATCCATCACACTAAACTACAGATCTCTCTTCTGTTAATTCAGTACTTCGAGGACGCTGTGGGGATTTTTATAATTCTGTCCGACTGAGGGCACAGGAACTTGTTTCTTTATAGCAGCCTTTAATGTTCTTACTCATTGCAGAGCCATGCCACAAATCTCAGTGGTTTGGGGGTATTACCTGTGCTCCTCAATTCAACTTAGCTGATAAAATGCTTCTCCGTTCATCCTGGCCTTAAAAAACATGAGCAACAATTTAAATTGCAGAAATAAGTGGCAGGAATGTACCTATGGGAATATTCAAGTAAGCCATTTTTTCTCAAAAGCATAAAATCTCCCAGTTAAACTGCAGAGGTTTGGAGACATGCCTGATATGTTGTTCTGCAATTTCTCTCGGTGCTCAGGGGTCCTGTGCTTTGTTCTCTGGCTGAGATAATTCATATTCTCCTCCAAAAGCTTCTTGACTTGCTCTACTCTCTCACAGTGTTATTGCTTGCAGCCACGGAATACAGATGATTGTTTTTATTAGGCAGTGAAAACTTACACTGTCTTGTAAACAGAAGAGGACTAGAACTGGCTGAAGAACAAGCATTTCAGCAGCTGGAAAACTTGGTGGTTGTTTTAATTTACCTGCGTATTAGAGCAAAGAGGGCAGGGGTGGCTAAGCCCTAAGGAGCCTCATGTGCTTTGGTGACCCAGCACAGATGTGGCCTCACAGTCTGTGGCAGCACATGGGGGTGGAGATACACGACCACAAGCACCTGAGACTGTGCGGGGTGACCTCGGACACTTCCAAGGGGCAAAGCACCTTAGGCAGATGGAGCCAGGATGCCAGGGCTCCCTCACAAAGCTCCTGTATTGCAGTCACCACATTCTCCCCTATAACCATGTTACTTTGCGGGAAAGCGGTGGCAGTTTCGCAACTGCAGATATTGTTGCATTTTCTGAAATACGGCTGATCCCTCTCTGAGAAAACAGCTGTCATGTAGTGCGGAGAGCACCCTGGGAGAGGCAAGCGAGAATGCAGATCCCCTCTGAGATCAGTCCACGtctcagcagcaggcagtgtcTCCTGAGCGACTTGAAAGGCTACGCAGGGACTGCTAACAGCCAAGCAGCCCTTAAAGAGAATCAGAGCAGCACAAACTATGTACATTAAATCCACATTTCCACATAAAAGAGGATTTATTTTCAACAATATTAAAAAGTGGTTTTTATTAGAATCTGTTGTCTAAGCAGGCAggcaaaaaaaaggttttgtgagCTCCCTCATTTTTATGAAAGCTGGCTGGCGGGTATAAAGCAGCAGCTGATGAGCTTATTGAGCAGGAAGGGAGGTTCAGGCTGTGAAACTCGATGTGTAAATTAGCTTCTTGCAGCACTTGTCTCTGCGCCTGTCACTTGCACCAGTGTCCCTGTCTGTTATAATCCTCCCAGTTCATTTGGCTAAACATTAGTGACATGCTAGGGACAGCAGCCAAAAAAAATGTTGCCTGTAAACATACTGGCTATTAACTGTTGAATGAGAGGTCTATCAAACTAAACAGCCATCCAGCAGGAGCACTGGCTGGTCTTTTCCTGCTGTGGGAAAGTTATTTTTAGTTAAGGTGGCTGGATTATTTTTCATTAGCAGCACCtggggagaaagcaggaggagggtCCACTGCCTAAAAACTGACATAGGGAGCCTCGCTCCCTGTCTAGACCACACTGCAGCATCcttcctgcctgctgcctcctcggCAGAGCAAGCGCTAGCAGTACGGATTAGTCTTTCGCTCAAGATTTGAAGACACAACTTTTTAGCGGTTGTTCTCTCCTGTCAAACGATGTTGTCATGCCAACTCAGGTAATGACAGTGAATATTGAACTGCCGATCTTGGGCTCCCAGAGGCACTGTCTCCTGGATGAATTTCTGATGAGTTGATATCCCAGCTAGAACCGAAACATTCAAGGCGGTCTGCAGCTCTCTGATGCAGCTGTCCTGAAGACTGCTGTCTTGAGTACCTTTGCACCACCCAAATTGAATAAGGCCTTCATTTTCACTACCGAGGAGTATTCACACCAGAGAGCCCTGACATAGAAATAATAGGGAATTTATGATACATAATGAAACTTTGTGCTTGCCATGTGAGAAATCTCTTTTTGAGTCttgttttggatttctttttagtATCTTATCAAGAACTGAATGTGGAAAGCTAGtatctgaagaaattaattaacACAGCTGAGCGGAGTACACAGGCTTTGCAAGAAagagcagcaaggagaaaaaCTATGAAATTCATTAATGAAAAACGTTAAGGGATATCTGAGAAACAGAGAACCCATCTCCAGCTGGATAGTTGTAATACTTGTCTGGCTGAGGAGCTGTATGGCACTGACCTCCCTGTGACGGGTGCCACTGGAGATGCCGGACCCCTGCCCGCTGCCGGCAATCGGATCCTCCCCGCTATTGATGCACATACCCAATTTTCGCAACGATCTCTAGTGTTTGCATGGCAAATCCTTTCCAAAGCACTCTGCAAACACTAACCAATGAATTCAGGGCACCCGATTTGCCCAAGGTTTCCTACCCTTCCAAAGACCTTAATTGCTTTGAGCGGCGTTGATTTTTAAAGCGTTTCACAAAATGCAAGTAAATCTCTCCCAGCACAAAGCATCCCACTGATACCAAATCATTCCCAGTGCTCCAGGAATCTGATTACACGGAGCATGGCAACTTAGCCTTGCCATTGAAAAGCAGAACAACAGCTTACAGAAATCTTTTCCCAACTTAATTTAATAGTTGCTTTAACTGCAGTCATGCAAACAAACATCCTCTTCCcaccactttcttctttttcatgtcGTTTTGCTACAGGGGTTATGGTTTAATTTACATCAAACCTAACAGTCGCTTTAACCTTGTTCCCTGTTCAGCCGCtcccagcagcaaagctgggcGCCCCAGCAGGACTGGGCGCTGGGGCAGCCAGGCTGCCGGCTCCGGGCAGCGGCTCGGCTCAACCAGCTGCCAGACACTGGGGGTCAGTGTTAGACCGGCGATGCAGCGCCCACAGCCACGCGTGGGCAAAGCGGCTGCCGGCCACGCAGCTCTCCTCGCCGGGGGCGAGGGGCAGCGCTCACGGGGGCTTGCGAGGCTGTCGCGGTCCGTGGAGACCACATCACTGCACAGTTATCGTGGAAGAAGC
Protein-coding sequences here:
- the C19H1orf174 gene encoding UPF0688 protein C1orf174 homolog isoform X2, with the protein product MASAGSPALSKMAAGGPAARRAGTAAGAWGRSRTETRGLRLPGRRRRPPGRCANGSLEGERPATASAQPLGETPPAARRQERGGPRTPSLCSSRNAADRRPSKRLKCEKNSLVKSELERLACGSENLAALGETPKTSDGDQRSEDPGDHNIIQQKKGESIPETDEDKQEKEHNVSLEPRAVKSSGAPSKTDSAENLHNHACSEEESSCESVLSDGSSLEDGDLLKKPIQLDSVAFLDEDSNQPMPVDRFFGDVEFIQDLPAVALPSTTMSRREFRKLHFIAKEDEEEEEEDVV
- the C19H1orf174 gene encoding UPF0688 protein C1orf174 homolog isoform X1; protein product: MASAGSPALSKMAAGGPAARRAGTAAGAWGRSRTETRGLRLPGRRRRPPGRCANGSLEGERPATASAQPLGETPPAARRQERGGPRTPSLQCSSRNAADRRPSKRLKCEKNSLVKSELERLACGSENLAALGETPKTSDGDQRSEDPGDHNIIQQKKGESIPETDEDKQEKEHNVSLEPRAVKSSGAPSKTDSAENLHNHACSEEESSCESVLSDGSSLEDGDLLKKPIQLDSVAFLDEDSNQPMPVDRFFGDVEFIQDLPAVALPSTTMSRREFRKLHFIAKEDEEEEEEDVV